The proteins below come from a single Sorghum bicolor cultivar BTx623 chromosome 4, Sorghum_bicolor_NCBIv3, whole genome shotgun sequence genomic window:
- the LOC8073763 gene encoding CASP-like protein 2D1 — protein sequence MAASGLKVPEMALRVCVVPLALASLWEMATNAQADDTYGEVKFSDLSGFSYLVGVNAVTAAYALVSILLSSLKPLARYDWVILVMDQASAYLLVTSASAAAELLQLARRGDREVSWGEVCSYFGRFCGKATVSLALHAAALACFVALALVSAFRVLSTTGSSCHPPKHAQAQEHEQGRYN from the exons ATGGCGGCGTCGGGGCTCAAGGTCCCCGAGATGGCGCTGAGGGTCTGCGTCGTGCCGCTCGCGTTGGCCTCCCTCTGGGAGATGGCCACCAACGCGCAGGCCGACGACACCTACGGGGAGGTCAAGTTCTCCGACCTCTCCGGATTCAG CTATTTGGTGGGCGTCAACGCCGTCACCGCTGCGTACGCGCTAGTCTCCATCTTGCTGTCGTCCTTGAAGCCCCTCGCGCGCTACGACTGGGTGATTCTCGTCATGGATCAG GCGTCGGCGTACCTGCTGGTgacgtcggcgtcggcggcggcggagctgcTGCAGCTGGCGCGGCGCGGCGACCGGGAGGTGTCGTGGGGCGAGGTGTGCTCCTACTTCGGCCGCTTCTGCGGCAAGGCCACGGTGTCGCTGGCGCTGCACGCCGCCGCGCTCGCCTGCTTCGTCGCGCTCGCCCTCGTCTCCGCCTTCAGGGTCTTGAGCACCACAGGCAGCAGCTGCCATCCCCCCAAGCACGCACAGGCACAGGAACATGAGCAAGGGAGGTACAACTGA
- the LOC8073762 gene encoding tetraspanin-2 codes for MATANRPCMPLPDDAATPVGRCHGMQRRPTAHLRVVSSAVGHPNKSFPRTHTSSSPNRPPSKRPALFMPIHPAILRTSAAAATPPHLVTTTTHAERSRPQPPPPPRAAVVAMAVSNNITACVTLLALICAVPVIASGIWFASAQGEECARLARWPVAILGGLLLLAALAGFVGAYWNRRRLLAFYLFAMASLVVLLIALLVFAFAVTRGSGAYPVLGRAYDDYHLDGFSMWLRGYVSDDPGRWEKIRACLAVSDTCKKLARQAAFTNAEQFYQSHLSPLQSGCCKPPSVCGFSYVSPTVWTAAARPAADPDCGLWSNDPGQLCYECESCKAGLLETLRDQWHKANIALVVATVALVILYLVGCSAYKNAQAAAIFSRYKY; via the exons ATGGCAACAGCAAACCGACCATGCATGCCTCTGCCCGACGACGCGGCGACCCCCGTCGGCCGTTGCCATGGAATGCAACGTCGTCCCACGGCGCACCTACGCGTCGTATCGTCGGCGGTAGGCCACCCGAACAAATCCTTTCCCCGGACCCACACGTCATCCTCTCCAAACCGGCCCCCCTCCAAAAGGCCTGCCCTTTTTATGCCCATCCATCCGGCCATCCTCCGgacatcagcagcagcagccacccCACCGCACCtcgtcaccaccaccacccacgCAGAGCGCAGCAGACCacagccaccaccaccaccgcgcgccgccgtcgtcgccatGGCGGTGAGCAACAACATCACGGCGTGCGTGACGCTGCTGGCGCTAATCTGCGCGGTGCCCGTGATCGCGTCAGGGATCTGGTTCGCGTCGGCGCAGGGCGAGGAGTGCGCGCGCCTGGCGCGGTGGCCCGTGGCGATCCTGGGCGGCCTGCTCCTCCTGGCGGCGCTGGCGGGCTTCGTCGGCGCGTACTGgaaccggcggcgcctcctggcGTTCTACCTCTTCGCGATGGCGTCGCTCGTCGTGCTGCTCATCGCGCTGCTCGTCTTCGCCTTCGCCGTCACCCGGGGATCCGGCGCGTACCCGGTGCTCGGCCGCGCCTACGACGACTACCACCTCGACGGCTTCTCCATGTGGCTCAGAGGCTACGTCTCGGATGACCCTGGACGGTGGGAGAAGATCAGGGCCTGCCTCGCTGTCTCTGATACCTGCAAGAAGCTCGCCAGACAGGCTGCGTTCACCAACGCCGAGCAGTTCTATCAGTCCCACCTCTCCCCGTTACAG TCTGGTTGCTGCAAGCCGCCGTCGGTGTGCGGGTTCAGCTACGTGAGCCCGACGGtgtggacggcggcggcgcggccggcGGCGGACCCGGACTGCGGGCTGTGGAGCAACGACCCGGGGCAGCTGTGCTACGAGTGCGAGTCCTGCAAGGCGGGCCTCCTGGAGACGCTCCGGGACCAGTGGCACAAGGCCAACATCGCGCTCGTCGTCGCCACCGTCGCCCTCGTCATCCTCTACCTCGTCGGCTGCAGCGCCTACAAGAACGCGCAGGCCGCCGCCATCTTCAGCCGCTACAAGtactag